AGACGCTGACCTGGGCCTCCAGCTATTACCTCGTCGCCATCCTCGCCGTGCCGATCGCGCGGGATATCGGCTTCGCCAGCAACTGGATCTTCGGGGCTTTTTCCGCCGCGCTGCTGATTTCCGCCGTGCTCGGCCCCCGCATCGGGCGGACCATCGACAGTTTCGGCGGCCGCGGCGTGCTGTCATCCGCCAATCTGGTCATCGCCGCGGGGCTGGTCGTGCTGGCCATGGCGCAGTCGGTGGCGACGGTCTGGGCCGCCTGGCTGATCCTCGGGGTCGGCATGGGGCTGGGCCTGTACGATGCCGCCTTCGCGGCGCTGGGCCGGATCTATGGCGACCAGGCGCGCCGGGCGATCACCGGCATCACCCTGATCGCCGGTTTCGCCAGCACGGTCGGCTGGCCGCTGACCGGTTGGGGGCTGGCGGAAATCGGCTGGCGCGATACCTGCCTCGCCTGGGCGGCGGCGAATGTGCTGATCGGCTTCCCGTTGAGCCGCTTTCTGATCCCGAAAACCGAACCGCCCGCCGCGTCCGCCGATGGCGTGAAACTGCCGAAGCCGCATATCCCGATGGACCGGTCGATGTGGCTGCTGGGCTTCGCCTTTGCCTCGGCCTGGATCGTGACGGCGGCGATGGCGGTGCACCTGCCGCGCATCCTGGAAACAGCGGGGGCGACCACGGCGCAGGCCATCGCCGCCGGCGCCATGATCGGCCCGGCGCAGGTCGCGGCGCGGCTGCTCGAA
The Alphaproteobacteria bacterium genome window above contains:
- a CDS encoding MFS transporter, whose translation is MRRAIIVLGIGQTLTWASSYYLVAILAVPIARDIGFASNWIFGAFSAALLISAVLGPRIGRTIDSFGGRGVLSSANLVIAAGLVVLAMAQSVATVWAAWLILGVGMGLGLYDAAFAALGRIYGDQARRAITGITLIAGFASTVGWPLTGWGLAEIGWRDTCLAWAAANVLIGFPLSRFLIPKTEPPAASADGVKLPKPHIPMDRSMWLLGFAFASAWIVTAAMAVHLPRILETAGATTAQAIAAGAMIGPAQVAARLLEAGFLSRFHALVTARLAAAAHPVGVGLLFLLGGAFPYGFAVLHGAGNGILTIARGTVPLAVFGPENYGYRLGLLGAPARIGQAGAPLLFGFLIDEIGTGALYVSSGLSLAALAAFCMLRAGKGA